ACGTACATGATACTAATTATTATTAGTGAGCGCCGGACACTGTGGATGGTGCGAGGTTTTATTATTCTGATGCTGGCATCAGCCATCAGTGGGAAGTTACAGCTACAATTGCTAAATTTTGTACTAGAAAAGTTAGTGATTGGTTGTGCTGTCGCAATGGCAGTTGCTCTCCAATCCGAGTTTCGGCGATTTTTGGAACAATTAGGACGTGGCGAATTCTGGCAATTATTTCAACCGTCCCGTCTAGCAGTTCCTAAATCTGATAGTGTAATTGATGAAATAGTCGAAGCAGTCAGAGAACTGTCGAAAAATCGGATAGGTGCGCTACTAATTTTGGAAACGACTGGCCCTATTGATGAACGGGATTTTTCTGTACCAGGAGTAAAACTGAACGCTGAAGTGTCCAAAGAGCTAATACAAACAATTTTTCAACCGAAAACTCTCTTACACGATGGTGCTACATTGATACGAGGTTCTCGGATCGTGGCATCGGGTATAATTTTACCGCTTTCGGGACGTACAGCTTCGCGCCAGTTGGGAACACGCCACCGGGCGGCGATGGGAATAACTGAGCGGGTCGAGAATTGCATTTGTGTCGTGGTATCTGAAGAAACAGGTTCTATTTCTTTAGCGGAAAAGGGAACTCTAAATAGACCACTGACGATTACGAAGCTGAAAGAGTCTTTAGAAGCGAGATTTTCCCCAACTGTAGATCGGGAGGCTGTTGCTCCTGGTTTGATCAGTTTGGGTCGTCAGATTCGTAGTCAGGCCTTAGCATTGGTTTCACGTTTACTCGGATTACCATCGACCGCATCGCGAGACAAAAAATGACAGCACAACAAACTGAACTGCAATACCTGCCTCCTGACTTAAAACAAGAACTGCTGCCCAAGCACGTTGCAGTGATTATGGATGGCAATGGTCGATGGGCAAAGCATCAAGGGCTACCCAGAATTATGGGTCATAAAGCTGGTGTTGATGCCTTAAAAGATTTACTCCGTTGTTGTAAAGATTGGGGGATTGAGGCCCTGACAGCTTATGCGTTTTCCACGGAAAACTGGGGAAGACCACACGAAGAAGTAGATTTTTTGATGACTCTATTTCAGCGAGTTTTGCGTCAAGAACTGCGGGAAATGGTGGAAGAGAATGTGCAAATTCGGTTTGTAGGTAACTTGAGTAGCTTACCGCGATCGCTACAAGCAGAAATTAGCCGTTCGATGGAAGAAACGAAAGATAATCGTGGGATCAAGTTTACGATCGCGACCAATTATGGCGGCAGACAAGAAATTATTCAAGCTTGTCGAGCGATCGCCCAAAAAGTCCAACAAGGTCTACTCCAGCCAGATGAAATTGATGAAGCAACATTTGAACGTCATCTTTACACCATCGGTATTTGTGACCCTGATTTATTAATTCGCACCAGTGGAGAAATGCGAGTTTCAAATTTTCTTCTCTGGCAAATAGCCTATTCAGAAATATATATAACTGATACTCTCTGGCCTGATTTTGATCGCCATGAATTCCACCGCGCTTTGTGTGCGTATCAGCAACGGGAAAGGCGGTTTGGGAAGGTATGAGGGGTATGAGGGGTATGAGAGGTGTGAGGAGTGTGAGGGGTATGAGGGGAAAATTATTTATCTCACCAACTACATTCCTACTCCACTTACAGGAAGCCGCGCACAGCGCGTCTACACACTCCTCACACTCCCCCTACTCCTCTACTCTTGTTCACTATGGTCCGGAAAACACAGCCTGTTCTACATCTCGCCGACTCAAGGAATATTTGAAGGCGCGTTGGATATCTTGTCCATTGTCTCCAACATTGAGATATCGGACTACAATTTGCTCAATGTCTAGCCAAAGTTCTGCTTGCCAACTAGGACGCTGTACGCGCCAGCAATGTAGCTGTATTTCATCTTGTTCACAACCTTGTTCTCTTAACCACTGCTCAATTTGGGGAAGAGGGTGGTTATATAGTGGTGTGTCAGACGGGGGAAGAGACATAACAATTAAAAATTAAAAATAAAGAGTTGTAAAATCAATCCTACAGGTTGGAAAGCGGCCTCACCACGAGTTAAGCCAATGGCGATCGCTAACAGTAAGCAACCTAAAAATGTTAAACCCAGGATAAATAAAGCAAAGATTTCACCCGATGAGAGGGGGCGATCGCTAGCATCAAGATAAGCTGATTTAGACCAGTCGTAGGAACGGGAAACGGGACGATTTAAATCGGGTGGTGCTTGAATTACTCCAAACCGAGAATAACCAATTTTCAGGTCATAACTTAACCGTCGTTCTGGGTTACTTAAGGTAGCGTAGGCTTCATTGAGTTGCTGAAATTTGGCAGTAGCGACAACTGTGGGTAAGCTTGTAGTATCAGGATGATAGCGTTTGCTCAATTCCCGATAAGCACGACGGATCTCAATTGGCGATGCACTCGGATGCAATCCTAGCAGAATATAGTACGTGTTCTCGCTGCTTTGTGACATTGCACCATTCTGATTCACGGCTGTTTAATTCACCTAGCGCTAAACTTTTTTCTAATATTTTAAACTTACTCTGTAACTCCTGGCTCAAGCAGAGGAGGTGGGGGGATGGGGAGATGGGGAGTGTGTAGACACGCTCATAGGCTTAAGGTAAGGGTGGAGTGTGAGGGGTGTGGGAAGTGTGTAGACACGCAAGTGGCTTCCCGTAGGGTGGAGTAAGTAGTTTAAAGGACAAGTAACTACTAACTACCAACTACTAATGTACAGACGCGATATTCCTCGCGTCTCTACCCACTAACTACTAACTACCAACAACCAACAACCTTATGAAAATAAATCAGCGCGGGGTTTAAAATTTTCAATCTGCCGTATTTTCTCGTATAATTGCCGTTCTTCTTGGCTAATATTTTTAGGAGTAACTATCTGAATTTCTACTAATTGGTCGCCGCGTTTACCTTTGTCAGTGGGATAACCCTTACCAGCTAGACGTAATCTTTGTCCAGATCTAACTCCGGGAGGGATTGACATTTTCACCAAACCATCAAGCGTAGGTGCTTCGACTTGACCTCCTAATACAGCTTCGCTGGGAGTAATAGGGATTTGACAGTGAATATCTGTACCTTCTATTTTAAAAAGAGGATGAGGTTCGACTGTAATTTTTAAGTATAAATCGCCACCATTAATACCTTGATTACGGAGACGAATCGTTTGACCTGTTACCATCCCTGCGGGCATTTCTACTTCTAGCGATCGCCCATCCTCTAAGCGAATTCTTTCCAAACCACCGTGATAAGCTTTTTCTAGGGGTAGAGATAATCTTGCTTCGATATCTCGCCGGGTAGGGCGTTGATTTGGAGTATATGCAACTTTTGTTCTTGGGGTACGAAATGGATCGGTGTTGGTAGTATTGGCAGTTGTAGATGTGGCGTTTCGACCAGTTTTTACACCAATGACTTCATTAATAAAGGTTGTAAAATCTGAATAATTACCAGGGTTGACATCTTGAGTACTGCGACCATTGCTACGGCTATCCGCGCCCCAAGGTTTTTTCTGTGCTTGTTTATCAAAGCCTTTTTGCTTCCAGTAGCGACTGAATTGGTCATATTGGGCCCGCTTTGTGGGATCGGAGAGAATTTCATAAGCTTCACCGATATCCTTAAATTTTTCCTCTGCTGCTTTGTTACCTGGATTGAGATCAGGATGATACTGCCTAGCTAAACGCCGATAATTTTTTTTAATATCTTCATTGGTGGCATCTTTAGATACTCCCAAAACTTCGTAATAATCGCGAAAATTCCGCAAATTCTGCATAATAAGTTATAATTAGGGATTTAGTTTTTATTTTTTTAAGATAGTTGATTGTTGGTTGTTAATTTTTGATTCATGAATGATCAATTGTTAGCAGTTGGTAGTTGTTGGGAAAAACAAATAACCACTGAACCACTAACTATTACCTATTAATAATGACTAAATCCGAATTTCAAATCAATTTCATCACCTTTTTCTAACTAAATATTCAGTATTTTGCACAAGCAGTACATATGAATAGGGAAGGAGCGATCATTTTACCTAACAAGCTTGATTACCAATCATCGTCATCATCCCAGTTATCTTGATAGGTGGGGCGAGAACGGCGTGAAGAACCACTGTTGTCAAAGGCAGAGGAACGATTGTCTCGACCATAGCTTCTGTCGTAGTCTCGACTGGGGCTGCGGTCGTAATCTCTGCTGGGACTGCGGTCATAATCTCTGCTATAACCTCGGTCATAATCTTTGCCATAGCCTCGGTCATAGTCTCTGTCATAGTAATCGCGATCGCGGAAAGTGTCTCTAGGATAATCCCGGTCTTTATCACCACCACCTGTAAAAATGTCTTTGATCGCACCCAACAAATCATCATCTTCCTCTTCAGCGTAGTATTGTCGAACTTCGCGGTTGAGGTCATATAAGGCATCTTGCAGGTCGGCGTAGGCTTGATCTATGCCGCGATCATCATTTTCTTTTAAACTCTCGCGCAGTTCCCGACAGATGTTATCAATTTGTTGACGACGGTTCCGGGCAAATGCCATACCAAAATCTAGTGCTACTTCCCGCAGTTGTCTTTCGGCTTGTAAAATCAAAGCCTCAGCCCGCGTACGTTTTTCTACTTTTTCTTTACGTTGTCTGTCTATGTCAGCAAATTTCTCGGCTTCTCGAATCGCTTGTTGCACTTCAGTTTCACTCAAAGTAGAAGCACCTTGAATTGTAATACTCTGCTCTCTACCTGTGGTTCTGTCTAAAGCAGTTACCTGTAATATCCCGTTGGCATCGATATCAAATGCTACTTGAATTTGGGGAATACCGCGAGGTGCTGGGGGGATACCGTACAGCTTGAATCGCCCTAAGGATTTGTTGTCTGCTGCCATTTCCCGTTCTCCTTGGACTATGTGAATTTCCACAGTGTTCTGGTTATTTTCTGACGTGGAAAAGATGTCCGAACGGCGGACAGGAATAGTAGTGTTGCGGGGAATTAGTACTTTCTTGACACCACCTATAGTTTCCAGTCCCAAAGATAAGGGCGTCACATCCAATAACAATACATCCTTGAGTTCGCCTGCAAGAATTCCCGCCTGAATCGCTGCACCCACTGCTACAACTTCATCAGGGTTGACGTTTTGATTGGGTTCTCTGCCAATCATCGCCCGTACTAGTTGCTGTACCATAGGCATCCGCGTAGAACCGCCTACTAGTACAACTTCGTCGATATCATTGGGGGTGAGTCCAGCATCTTTTAAAGCCCGTTTTACTGGGACACGCAACCGCCCTAACAAGTCATCGCATAAGCCTTCAAACTGGGAACGAGTCAGGCGAGTTTCTAAGTGTACAGGCCCTTCTTCTGTAGCAGCAATGAAGGGTAAGTTGATTTCAGTGACACTGACAGCAGAAAGTTCAATTTTGGCTTTTTCCGCAGCTTCCATCAAACGCTGCAAAGATTGTCGTTCTCTTCTTAAATCTACTTTTTCTTGTTCGAGAAATTGTTCTGCTAGCCAATCGACTATTTTTTTATCAAAGTCATTA
Above is a genomic segment from Fischerella sp. JS2 containing:
- a CDS encoding DUF3143 domain-containing protein, which encodes MSLPPSDTPLYNHPLPQIEQWLREQGCEQDEIQLHCWRVQRPSWQAELWLDIEQIVVRYLNVGDNGQDIQRAFKYSLSRRDVEQAVFSGP
- a CDS encoding isoprenyl transferase; amino-acid sequence: MTAQQTELQYLPPDLKQELLPKHVAVIMDGNGRWAKHQGLPRIMGHKAGVDALKDLLRCCKDWGIEALTAYAFSTENWGRPHEEVDFLMTLFQRVLRQELREMVEENVQIRFVGNLSSLPRSLQAEISRSMEETKDNRGIKFTIATNYGGRQEIIQACRAIAQKVQQGLLQPDEIDEATFERHLYTIGICDPDLLIRTSGEMRVSNFLLWQIAYSEIYITDTLWPDFDRHEFHRALCAYQQRERRFGKV
- the cdaA gene encoding diadenylate cyclase CdaA, with the translated sequence MGDWWKQWLINQGWSQPLLLETLDIVLVLALTYMILIIISERRTLWMVRGFIILMLASAISGKLQLQLLNFVLEKLVIGCAVAMAVALQSEFRRFLEQLGRGEFWQLFQPSRLAVPKSDSVIDEIVEAVRELSKNRIGALLILETTGPIDERDFSVPGVKLNAEVSKELIQTIFQPKTLLHDGATLIRGSRIVASGIILPLSGRTASRQLGTRHRAAMGITERVENCICVVVSEETGSISLAEKGTLNRPLTITKLKESLEARFSPTVDREAVAPGLISLGRQIRSQALALVSRLLGLPSTASRDKK
- a CDS encoding J domain-containing protein, with the protein product MQNLRNFRDYYEVLGVSKDATNEDIKKNYRRLARQYHPDLNPGNKAAEEKFKDIGEAYEILSDPTKRAQYDQFSRYWKQKGFDKQAQKKPWGADSRSNGRSTQDVNPGNYSDFTTFINEVIGVKTGRNATSTTANTTNTDPFRTPRTKVAYTPNQRPTRRDIEARLSLPLEKAYHGGLERIRLEDGRSLEVEMPAGMVTGQTIRLRNQGINGGDLYLKITVEPHPLFKIEGTDIHCQIPITPSEAVLGGQVEAPTLDGLVKMSIPPGVRSGQRLRLAGKGYPTDKGKRGDQLVEIQIVTPKNISQEERQLYEKIRQIENFKPRADLFS
- a CDS encoding J domain-containing protein, producing the protein MSQSSENTYYILLGLHPSASPIEIRRAYRELSKRYHPDTTSLPTVVATAKFQQLNEAYATLSNPERRLSYDLKIGYSRFGVIQAPPDLNRPVSRSYDWSKSAYLDASDRPLSSGEIFALFILGLTFLGCLLLAIAIGLTRGEAAFQPVGLILQLFIFNF
- the dnaK gene encoding molecular chaperone DnaK; amino-acid sequence: MGKVVGIDLGTTNSVVAVMEGGKPVVIANAEGMRTTPSVVGFSKDGERLVGQMARRQTVLNPQNTFFAIKRFMGRRYSELSPESKRVPYTIRKDEVGNIKVVCPRLNKDFAPEEISAMILKKLAEDASKYLGEPVTGAVITVPAYFNDSQRQATRDAGRIAGLEVLRILNEPTAASLAYGLDRGETETILVFDLGGGTFDVSILDVGDGVFEVKATSGDTQLGGNDFDKKIVDWLAEQFLEQEKVDLRRERQSLQRLMEAAEKAKIELSAVSVTEINLPFIAATEEGPVHLETRLTRSQFEGLCDDLLGRLRVPVKRALKDAGLTPNDIDEVVLVGGSTRMPMVQQLVRAMIGREPNQNVNPDEVVAVGAAIQAGILAGELKDVLLLDVTPLSLGLETIGGVKKVLIPRNTTIPVRRSDIFSTSENNQNTVEIHIVQGEREMAADNKSLGRFKLYGIPPAPRGIPQIQVAFDIDANGILQVTALDRTTGREQSITIQGASTLSETEVQQAIREAEKFADIDRQRKEKVEKRTRAEALILQAERQLREVALDFGMAFARNRRQQIDNICRELRESLKENDDRGIDQAYADLQDALYDLNREVRQYYAEEEDDDLLGAIKDIFTGGGDKDRDYPRDTFRDRDYYDRDYDRGYGKDYDRGYSRDYDRSPSRDYDRSPSRDYDRSYGRDNRSSAFDNSGSSRRSRPTYQDNWDDDDDW